A single Phytohabitans houttuyneae DNA region contains:
- a CDS encoding GTP-binding protein yields the protein MLFEPSAHLPPAEPTTPDAVTSAKLFIAGGFATGVTTAIGSVSEIAPLTTEAILTSAGVGVDDTSQVPGKTTTTVALDFGRVTFDRDLILYLFGTGGATRRWFLWDEIVRGAIGAVVLVDTRRLADSFAAVDFFEDRRLPYVVAVNCFDGQAHYSPEDIRGALALAPDVPVVLCDARSRESVKQVLISLVEYALTLLLRGRADPAPAPGSVATPARADAGLPRRTGTHPARADS from the coding sequence GTGCTCTTCGAGCCATCGGCGCACCTCCCGCCGGCCGAGCCCACCACGCCAGACGCCGTCACGTCGGCCAAGCTGTTCATCGCCGGCGGATTCGCCACCGGTGTGACCACAGCGATCGGTAGCGTATCCGAGATCGCGCCGCTCACCACCGAAGCGATCCTGACGTCGGCCGGAGTCGGCGTCGACGACACGAGCCAGGTGCCCGGCAAGACGACCACGACGGTCGCCCTCGACTTCGGTCGTGTCACCTTCGACCGCGACCTGATCCTGTACCTGTTCGGCACGGGCGGCGCCACCCGCAGGTGGTTTCTGTGGGACGAGATTGTCCGGGGCGCCATCGGCGCCGTGGTGCTCGTCGACACGCGGCGCCTGGCCGACTCGTTCGCGGCCGTGGACTTCTTCGAAGACCGGCGGCTGCCCTACGTCGTGGCGGTCAACTGCTTCGACGGACAGGCACATTACAGTCCCGAAGACATCCGCGGGGCGCTCGCACTGGCGCCGGACGTACCAGTGGTCCTGTGCGACGCGCGCAGCCGCGAGTCGGTGAAGCAGGTCCTCATATCGCTGGTCGAGTACGCGCTGACGCTTCTTCTTCGCGGGCGAGCCGACCCGGCTCCGGCACCCGGATCCGTTGCCACACCAGCCAGGGCCGATGCCGGTCTGCCACGCCGCACGGGTACGCACCCAGCGCGGGCGGACTCGTGA
- a CDS encoding arsenate reductase/protein-tyrosine-phosphatase family protein encodes MTVELSSVQRRARIHAALGDPARLAIVDALMLGDASPGEVAHQLDLPTNLVAHHVKVLAEAGLLARTRSEGDRRRTYLRLNPDTLAALAPAQLRADGRVVFVCTHNSARSQLAAALWRDRTGGPVASAGTHPAARVHPRAVKVAHRHGLTLDPTATAHVQHVVRGDDLVIAVCDNAYEDLTGNVQPRLHWSVPDPVRVDTDAAFEAAYTDLAARVDRLAPTLTTGADHG; translated from the coding sequence ATGACTGTTGAGCTTTCTTCCGTGCAGAGGCGCGCGCGGATCCACGCCGCGCTCGGCGACCCCGCACGGCTGGCGATCGTCGACGCCCTCATGCTCGGCGACGCCTCGCCGGGGGAGGTCGCGCACCAGCTCGACCTGCCCACCAACCTTGTCGCCCACCACGTGAAGGTGCTCGCCGAGGCCGGCCTGCTGGCCCGCACCCGCTCCGAGGGCGACCGGCGCCGCACCTACCTGCGTCTCAACCCGGACACCCTGGCCGCGCTCGCCCCCGCGCAGCTGCGCGCGGACGGTCGCGTGGTGTTCGTGTGCACGCACAACTCGGCCCGCTCTCAGCTCGCCGCCGCCCTGTGGCGAGACCGCACCGGCGGACCGGTCGCCTCGGCCGGCACGCACCCCGCCGCGCGGGTCCATCCCCGCGCCGTCAAGGTCGCCCACCGGCACGGGCTCACCCTCGACCCGACCGCCACCGCTCACGTCCAGCACGTGGTGCGCGGCGACGACCTGGTAATCGCGGTCTGCGACAACGCGTACGAGGACCTCACCGGCAATGTCCAGCCGCGGCTGCACTGGTCCGTGCCCGATCCGGTCCGGGTCGACACCGACGCCGCGTTCGAGGCCGCCTACACCGACCTCGCCGCCCGCGTCGACCGCCTCGCACCCACCCTCACCACGGGAGCCGACCATGGCTGA
- a CDS encoding arsenate reductase ArsC — MADATTWHRDLSVDQQLALHTSATRLAEEFTGIYGSETIERFLYTSYDQFASRSTVSNFLPLLAERFARQRLQALARVEGHHRDGKPVVLFLCTHNAGRSQMALGFFQHLAGDRAVAWSGGSEPETEINPSAVAAMAERGIDITGEYPKPWTDEIVRAADVVVTMGCGDACPIFPGTRYEDWDLDDPAGRDLEAVRPIRDELERRVRHLLVEMGVPAR, encoded by the coding sequence ATGGCTGACGCCACCACCTGGCACCGAGACCTGTCCGTCGACCAACAGCTCGCGCTGCATACGTCTGCCACCCGGCTGGCCGAGGAGTTCACCGGGATCTACGGTTCGGAAACCATCGAACGGTTCCTATACACCAGCTACGACCAGTTCGCCAGCCGCAGCACCGTGTCCAACTTCCTGCCGCTGCTCGCCGAGCGCTTCGCCCGTCAACGCCTGCAGGCCCTGGCCCGCGTGGAAGGTCACCACCGCGACGGCAAACCCGTCGTGCTGTTCCTGTGCACGCACAACGCCGGCCGTTCCCAGATGGCATTGGGTTTCTTCCAACATCTCGCCGGCGACCGCGCGGTCGCCTGGTCCGGCGGGTCGGAGCCGGAGACTGAAATCAACCCCTCCGCGGTGGCGGCAATGGCCGAACGCGGCATCGACATCACCGGCGAGTACCCGAAACCCTGGACCGACGAGATCGTCCGCGCCGCGGACGTCGTCGTCACCATGGGCTGCGGAGACGCCTGCCCTATCTTCCCCGGCACGCGGTACGAAGACTGGGACCTCGACGACCCCGCCGGCCGGGATCTCGAAGCTGTCCGTCCGATCCGCGACGAGCTGGAGCGCCGCGTGCGGCATCTGCTTGTCGAGATGGGCGTGCCGGCTCGATGA
- a CDS encoding AAA family ATPase, whose translation MSGRPRAVRPRLVVLTGPIAAGKNTVAEKLAQRLTDHGNTVVIADVDDIAAMVGAPGAGAAGLWFAAHEAHGALVGQWLRSDVDHVVAVGPFWTAEEQDALVRTLPHDAAALWVVIDAPVSVTLARAQADPTRVISRDPAFHRRAHDRFRQLLPAIPADKTFDSEQLTADQIAAGIAHALGVG comes from the coding sequence ATGAGCGGACGCCCCCGTGCGGTGAGGCCGCGACTCGTGGTCCTCACCGGCCCGATCGCGGCCGGTAAGAACACGGTCGCGGAAAAGCTTGCCCAACGCCTGACCGACCATGGCAACACTGTCGTGATCGCGGACGTCGACGACATAGCGGCGATGGTCGGGGCACCGGGAGCGGGCGCGGCCGGCTTGTGGTTCGCGGCGCACGAAGCGCACGGTGCGCTCGTCGGCCAGTGGCTGCGGTCGGACGTCGACCACGTCGTGGCGGTCGGGCCGTTCTGGACGGCCGAGGAACAGGACGCGCTCGTCCGTACCCTCCCGCACGACGCGGCCGCGCTGTGGGTCGTCATCGACGCGCCGGTGTCCGTGACGCTCGCGCGCGCACAGGCCGATCCGACACGCGTAATCTCGCGCGATCCGGCCTTCCATCGCCGCGCACACGACCGTTTCCGGCAGCTGCTCCCGGCGATACCCGCCGACAAGACCTTTGACTCGGAACAGCTGACCGCCGACCAGATCGCGGCCGGCATCGCCCACGCGCTCGGCGTCGGGTAG
- a CDS encoding arsenate reductase ArsC: MNDKPTVLFVCVHNAGRSQMAAGWLRHLAGDRVEVRSAGSEPAEHINPAAVEAMREVGIDITGRTPTKLTWDEAQASDVIVTMGCGDACPVFPGKRYEDWKLDDPAGLGVEAVRPIRDEIRRRIQDLLTDLVPPRDAR; encoded by the coding sequence ATGAACGACAAGCCCACCGTCCTGTTCGTCTGCGTCCACAACGCCGGCCGCTCCCAGATGGCCGCCGGCTGGCTGCGGCACCTCGCCGGCGACCGGGTGGAGGTCCGCTCCGCCGGCAGCGAACCCGCCGAACACATCAATCCCGCGGCCGTCGAGGCCATGCGCGAAGTCGGCATCGACATCACCGGCCGGACCCCGACGAAGCTCACCTGGGACGAGGCGCAAGCCTCCGACGTCATCGTCACGATGGGCTGCGGCGACGCCTGCCCCGTCTTTCCCGGCAAACGCTACGAAGACTGGAAGCTGGACGACCCGGCCGGTCTCGGCGTCGAGGCCGTCCGACCCATCCGCGACGAAATCCGGCGCCGCATCCAGGACCTGCTCACCGATCTGGTGCCGCCGAGGGACGCCCGCTAG
- a CDS encoding caspase family protein, giving the protein MRDLQGALERYGYHCITPDPKTLVGPAIRQAVFDAARELGPDDLLVVHLLSHGGLTKTGRLALVDAAGRVDPVNSVGDWVRDFADTPSCRRRCFWSTAAPPARRHSSHGS; this is encoded by the coding sequence GTGCGTGACCTCCAGGGCGCGCTGGAGCGCTACGGCTACCACTGCATCACCCCGGACCCGAAGACCCTGGTCGGACCGGCGATCAGGCAGGCCGTCTTCGACGCCGCCCGGGAGCTCGGCCCGGATGACCTGCTCGTCGTCCACTTGCTGAGCCACGGTGGCCTGACCAAGACGGGCCGGCTGGCCCTCGTGGACGCCGCCGGCCGGGTGGATCCGGTCAACAGCGTCGGCGACTGGGTCCGTGACTTCGCCGATACCCCGAGCTGCCGTCGACGCTGTTTCTGGTCGACTGCTGCTCCGCCGGCACGGCGGCACAGCAGCCATGGCAGCTGA
- a CDS encoding M28 family metallopeptidase yields the protein MTTTTGRTAPPVRLEALDRLLGEVSGERMAATVAALAGDGFAGRRVGSAGGAAARAWLHQRLTGLGAAVTIEPFPVPAVPEIYAPPAVRWHDGTATAELVFGRQVSVHLASADVPPVRRGGLALAGAGAPTGRWLVVPAGMSLSDAYAHADGAAGLLVGKGVDGDGWQYTTLAGPDPGPLPILAVDLNTHAALRAAAPAEGTWLAGNSPIRRLDVTGGNLHGRWPAAAAEDAAEVLLTAHFDGVGDHPGLRQPGAADNASGVAVVLEAARVLSTALPEGPHLSVALLDAEEVGALGSAHHAAQLRDAAADPLVLNIDGAGHLQQAAAVEAGGPAQALLANLDQAGRHTGVPLVAGPVASDNRRYAAAGLPAAGIGAGMAGYHSAADTPDRVEPATMTALARLVVAAAWFAASHRTKLSSLIGDRQ from the coding sequence ATGACCACCACGACCGGCCGGACCGCCCCGCCGGTCCGGCTCGAGGCGCTGGACCGCCTGCTCGGCGAGGTGTCCGGTGAGCGGATGGCCGCCACCGTCGCGGCCCTCGCCGGTGACGGGTTCGCCGGGCGGCGGGTCGGCTCGGCCGGCGGCGCTGCCGCCCGGGCCTGGCTCCACCAGCGGCTCACCGGCCTCGGCGCGGCCGTCACCATCGAGCCGTTTCCGGTGCCCGCGGTCCCGGAGATCTACGCCCCGCCGGCGGTGCGCTGGCACGACGGCACGGCCACCGCCGAGCTGGTGTTCGGCCGCCAGGTGTCGGTGCACCTGGCCTCCGCCGACGTGCCGCCGGTACGACGGGGCGGGCTCGCGCTGGCCGGTGCCGGCGCCCCGACCGGGCGGTGGCTGGTCGTGCCGGCCGGGATGAGCCTGTCCGACGCGTACGCCCACGCGGATGGCGCGGCCGGTCTTCTCGTGGGCAAGGGTGTCGACGGCGACGGCTGGCAGTACACGACGCTGGCCGGGCCCGACCCTGGGCCGCTGCCCATCCTGGCCGTCGACCTCAACACTCACGCGGCGCTGCGGGCCGCCGCGCCGGCGGAGGGCACGTGGCTGGCGGGAAACTCGCCGATCCGCCGCCTCGACGTCACGGGCGGCAACCTGCACGGCCGGTGGCCGGCAGCGGCCGCCGAGGATGCGGCGGAGGTGCTGCTGACCGCGCACTTCGACGGGGTCGGTGACCATCCGGGGCTACGCCAGCCCGGCGCGGCGGACAACGCGAGCGGCGTCGCCGTTGTCCTGGAGGCGGCCCGCGTGCTGTCGACCGCGCTACCCGAAGGGCCGCACCTGTCTGTCGCCTTGCTCGACGCGGAGGAGGTCGGCGCGCTCGGCTCAGCCCACCACGCCGCTCAGCTGCGGGACGCGGCGGCGGATCCGCTCGTGCTCAACATCGACGGCGCGGGCCATCTCCAGCAGGCCGCCGCCGTCGAGGCCGGCGGCCCGGCCCAGGCCCTGCTCGCCAACCTCGACCAGGCGGGCCGGCACACCGGCGTGCCGCTGGTCGCCGGACCGGTCGCGTCCGACAACCGCCGCTACGCCGCCGCGGGCCTGCCCGCCGCCGGCATCGGCGCCGGGATGGCCGGATACCACAGCGCCGCCGACACCCCGGACCGCGTCGAGCCGGCCACGATGACCGCACTCGCCCGCCTGGTCGTGGCCGCGGCCTGGTTTGCCGCGAGCCACCGGACCAAACTTTCATCGTTAATCGGCGATAGACAATGA
- a CDS encoding TetR/AcrR family transcriptional regulator — translation MSPDSNRAPRADASRNAARLVAAAREVLAETGNDAALDVIARRAGVGNATLYRHFPTRADLLVAVYADEVTALCERGTQLLTDTDPTDALFAWLDEFVVHVATKRPLALAATEGTNERRTTLFHQWHAAITSTAERLVQRARPGLRSDVTATDVLALASGAALAADTTHACRLVAMLRTGIAATTGTGLHLPENGQ, via the coding sequence ATGTCCCCAGATAGCAACCGGGCTCCCAGAGCCGACGCCTCCCGAAACGCCGCGCGCCTCGTCGCCGCGGCGCGAGAAGTGCTGGCAGAAACGGGCAACGACGCCGCTCTCGACGTGATCGCCCGGCGTGCCGGCGTGGGCAACGCCACCCTGTACCGGCATTTCCCCACCCGCGCGGACCTGCTGGTGGCCGTCTACGCCGACGAGGTCACCGCCCTGTGTGAACGCGGCACTCAGTTGCTAACGGACACCGACCCGACGGACGCGCTGTTTGCCTGGCTCGACGAGTTCGTGGTGCACGTCGCGACCAAGCGACCGCTCGCGCTGGCCGCCACGGAGGGGACAAACGAGCGTCGCACCACGCTGTTTCACCAGTGGCACGCGGCGATCACCTCGACGGCCGAGCGCCTGGTCCAACGCGCCCGGCCCGGACTGCGCTCCGACGTCACCGCAACCGACGTACTGGCGCTGGCCAGCGGCGCCGCCCTCGCCGCCGACACCACGCACGCGTGTCGCCTGGTCGCGATGCTACGTACCGGAATTGCCGCAACAACCGGTACCGGTCTCCACCTGCCCGAAAACGGGCAGTAA
- a CDS encoding response regulator, with translation MIRILVVDDEPQILRTLGINLRARGYDVDTAADGASALSAASGTQPNLVVLDLGLPDMDGVDVIRGLRRTSASPIIVLSGRAGSADKVAALDAGADDYVTKPFGIDELLARIRAATRRVSTAPARPAALRIGQYTVQVADRLAHGPDGTPVRLTPTEWQLLEILAEHPGRLVSQRQLLQQVWGPTYTKETNYLRQYMAQLRRKLEDDPTHPQHLLTEPGMGYRLHLLPQQAQDEP, from the coding sequence ATGATCCGGATACTGGTCGTCGACGACGAGCCCCAGATCCTGCGCACGCTGGGTATCAACCTTCGCGCCCGTGGCTACGACGTGGACACCGCCGCCGACGGCGCGAGCGCCCTCAGCGCGGCCTCCGGCACCCAGCCAAACCTCGTCGTGCTCGATCTCGGCCTGCCCGACATGGACGGCGTCGACGTCATCCGGGGACTGCGACGCACGAGTGCGTCACCGATCATCGTGCTGTCCGGCCGGGCGGGCAGCGCCGACAAGGTCGCCGCCCTCGACGCGGGTGCCGACGACTACGTCACCAAGCCCTTCGGTATCGACGAGCTGCTGGCCCGCATCCGCGCCGCCACCCGCCGGGTCTCGACCGCTCCCGCCCGCCCCGCCGCGCTGCGGATCGGCCAGTACACCGTCCAGGTCGCCGACCGGCTCGCCCACGGCCCCGACGGCACGCCGGTCCGGCTGACCCCCACCGAGTGGCAGCTGCTGGAGATCCTCGCCGAGCATCCCGGCAGGCTGGTCAGCCAGCGGCAGCTGCTGCAGCAGGTCTGGGGCCCGACGTACACCAAGGAGACGAACTACCTCCGCCAGTACATGGCGCAGCTGCGCCGCAAGCTCGAAGACGACCCCACCCACCCGCAGCATCTGCTCACCGAGCCCGGCATGGGCTACCGGCTGCACCTGCTGCCACAGCAGGCACAGGACGAGCCATGA
- a CDS encoding winged helix-turn-helix transcriptional regulator: MEARSGCPINAAVEVLGDRWSLLVLRDVIFGDRRYFRALLTGSIEGIASNILADRLVRLVEAGILTRGTAARGQRARYSLTEAGIQTVPILYALGNWGLDWRPGSDKLRSRQELMRAEGPAFIEELMDELRVRHLGAAPKPHDGPGPIERLDAAYAAE, translated from the coding sequence GTGGAAGCACGGTCCGGGTGTCCGATCAACGCCGCTGTCGAGGTGCTCGGAGACCGCTGGTCGTTGCTCGTGCTTCGCGACGTCATCTTCGGCGACCGCCGCTACTTCCGGGCGCTGCTCACCGGGTCGATCGAGGGCATCGCGTCGAACATCCTCGCCGACCGCCTCGTGCGGCTCGTCGAGGCGGGAATCCTCACCCGCGGCACCGCGGCGCGGGGGCAGCGCGCCCGCTACAGCCTCACGGAAGCCGGCATCCAGACCGTTCCGATCCTGTACGCGCTCGGCAACTGGGGCCTCGACTGGCGCCCGGGCAGCGACAAGCTCCGGAGCCGGCAGGAGCTCATGCGCGCCGAGGGTCCGGCGTTCATCGAGGAGCTCATGGACGAGCTGCGGGTGCGCCACCTGGGCGCCGCGCCGAAGCCCCACGACGGGCCGGGACCCATCGAGCGCCTGGACGCCGCCTACGCCGCCGAGTAG
- a CDS encoding aquaporin encodes MSKPSMWRRLLAEFCGTALLVTAVVGSGIMATQLSPNDVGLQLLENSVATAFALGALILTFGPVSGAHFNPVVSAADWFLGRRTGTGLTGRALAGYALAQTAGAIAGSVLANLMFALPAVDFSAKDRAAGHLWLGEVVATLGLILLIFALARSGRAAVAPAAVGAYIGAAYWFTSSTSFANPAVTVGRAFTDTFAGIAPASVPGFVAAQTVGLVLAVGLLLALYPGVGRAAGEVVAPHPVTEHASHDPDHSDRRTLTR; translated from the coding sequence ATGAGCAAGCCCAGCATGTGGCGGCGGCTGCTGGCCGAGTTCTGCGGCACAGCCTTGCTGGTGACCGCCGTCGTCGGGTCCGGCATCATGGCCACCCAGCTGTCACCAAACGATGTCGGCCTGCAGCTGCTGGAAAACTCGGTCGCCACCGCGTTCGCGCTGGGGGCGCTGATCCTCACCTTCGGGCCGGTCTCCGGAGCCCACTTCAACCCGGTCGTGTCCGCGGCGGACTGGTTTCTCGGCCGCCGCACCGGCACCGGACTGACCGGCAGGGCCCTCGCCGGGTACGCGCTCGCCCAGACCGCCGGCGCGATCGCCGGGTCGGTCCTGGCCAACCTGATGTTCGCCCTGCCGGCGGTGGACTTCTCCGCCAAGGACCGCGCCGCCGGACACCTGTGGCTCGGCGAAGTCGTCGCCACTCTCGGGCTGATCCTGCTGATCTTCGCCCTCGCCCGATCCGGCCGCGCCGCCGTCGCCCCGGCGGCCGTCGGTGCGTACATCGGCGCCGCCTACTGGTTCACCAGCAGCACAAGCTTTGCCAACCCGGCGGTCACCGTCGGACGGGCGTTCACCGACACGTTCGCCGGCATCGCACCCGCCTCCGTACCGGGCTTCGTCGCCGCTCAGACCGTCGGCCTCGTCCTCGCGGTCGGCCTGCTGCTCGCCCTGTACCCCGGCGTGGGACGCGCGGCCGGCGAGGTCGTCGCCCCCCACCCGGTCACCGAGCACGCCTCCCACGACCCTGATCACTCGGACCGAAGGACCCTGACCCGATGA
- a CDS encoding spermidine synthase encodes MARRQRPPAAVRAPGGSHIVELAPDSARPGGRILSVDGVAQSYVDMADPTYLHFDYVRRMASVIDAAAPRRQPVRALHLGGGGFTLPRYLAATRPGSSQVVVERDVALLELVRRELPLPRGDLRVHLADAREAIEAEPAASYDLVLADIFQAAQMPEHVASAEFAAQVARVLHPDGLYTVNLTDLPPLVYSRVQATTLRTAFPDVCLIAGRAMLRGRRYGNVVLAAARKPGRLPVARLTTHALRDPVAGVVLHGEALDRFVAGTRPMHDPRTESLGPPQSEVD; translated from the coding sequence ATGGCCCGACGCCAGCGCCCGCCTGCCGCCGTACGGGCGCCCGGTGGCTCGCATATCGTCGAGCTCGCACCCGATTCCGCCCGTCCGGGCGGCCGTATCCTGTCGGTCGACGGCGTGGCTCAGTCCTATGTGGACATGGCGGATCCGACGTACCTGCATTTCGACTACGTGCGCCGGATGGCCTCGGTCATCGACGCGGCTGCGCCCCGGCGCCAGCCGGTACGCGCCCTTCACCTGGGCGGCGGCGGCTTCACGCTCCCCCGCTACCTGGCCGCGACCCGCCCCGGCTCCAGCCAGGTTGTGGTGGAGCGCGACGTTGCCCTGCTCGAGCTCGTCCGCCGCGAGCTTCCCCTGCCCCGAGGGGACCTGCGGGTCCACCTGGCCGATGCCCGAGAAGCGATAGAGGCCGAGCCGGCCGCCAGCTACGACCTTGTGCTCGCCGACATCTTCCAGGCGGCCCAGATGCCGGAACACGTCGCCAGTGCCGAGTTCGCGGCGCAGGTGGCGCGGGTGCTGCACCCCGACGGGCTCTACACCGTCAACCTGACCGACCTGCCCCCACTGGTCTACTCCCGGGTCCAAGCGACGACACTGCGCACCGCGTTTCCCGACGTCTGCCTGATCGCCGGCCGGGCGATGCTCCGCGGCCGGCGGTACGGCAACGTCGTGCTGGCGGCCGCACGCAAACCGGGCCGGCTACCGGTAGCCCGACTGACCACGCACGCGCTCCGCGACCCGGTTGCCGGCGTGGTGCTGCACGGCGAGGCCCTGGACCGCTTCGTCGCCGGCACCCGGCCGATGCACGATCCCCGCACGGAGAGCCTTGGACCACCACAGTCCGAAGTGGACTAG
- a CDS encoding ArsR/SmtB family transcription factor produces the protein MSKQAASLTLTDVTVGAVCCSPITEERIPAETAGTLARAFKALGDPVRLQLMSMIASAPSGEICVCDLTPAFELSGPTISHHLKSLREAGLVDADRRGTWVYYRARREILGQLASLLAVEAPAGV, from the coding sequence ATGTCAAAACAAGCGGCGTCGCTCACGCTCACCGACGTGACGGTTGGGGCGGTGTGCTGCTCGCCGATCACCGAGGAGCGCATCCCGGCCGAGACCGCGGGCACGCTGGCCCGCGCGTTCAAGGCACTCGGCGATCCGGTGCGACTTCAGCTGATGTCGATGATCGCCTCGGCGCCCTCCGGTGAAATCTGCGTCTGCGACCTGACCCCGGCATTCGAGCTGTCCGGGCCGACCATCTCCCACCACCTCAAGAGCCTGCGCGAGGCGGGGCTCGTGGACGCCGATCGGCGAGGGACCTGGGTCTACTACCGCGCCCGGCGCGAGATCCTGGGCCAGCTCGCCAGCCTGCTGGCCGTCGAGGCGCCTGCCGGCGTGTAG
- a CDS encoding FAD-dependent oxidoreductase: MDTRHSDLPVVVIGAGPVGLAAAAHLHERGLPFTVLEAGDGPAATVREWGHVRLFSPWRYNIDHAARRLLNEAGWVEPDPEVLPTGGQLAAEYLQPFADLPALKPHVRYGARVVAVTRLGMDRVRTAGRDAAPFLVRLAGGTDVLARAVLDATGTWTTPNVLGASGIPAPGESAAAPLVEHALPDVLGADRARFAGKRTMVVGAGHSAANTLLSLAELASQAPGTSVVWAIRSASPARTYGGEASDALPARGALGSRLRAHVDAGTVELLTAFGVQRITPTPDGAVEVSDGNRTARVDRIVSATGFRPDHSFVAELRLDLDPVLGSTRALAPLIDPNEHSCGTVPPHGVDELAHPEPGFYAIGVKSYGRAPTFLMATGYEQARSVVAALAGDWAAARDVQLDLPETGVCSSGQPLGGGRTLLPVFGQVETGTGCCGNSGT; the protein is encoded by the coding sequence GTGGACACTCGCCATAGCGACCTGCCGGTCGTCGTCATCGGCGCCGGCCCGGTCGGGCTGGCAGCCGCCGCCCACCTGCACGAGCGCGGCCTGCCGTTCACCGTGCTGGAAGCCGGCGACGGACCGGCCGCGACCGTCCGCGAGTGGGGTCATGTCAGGTTGTTCTCGCCGTGGCGGTACAACATCGACCACGCCGCGCGGCGGCTGTTGAACGAAGCCGGCTGGGTGGAGCCCGACCCCGAGGTGCTGCCGACCGGTGGCCAGCTCGCCGCGGAGTACCTCCAGCCCTTCGCCGACCTGCCCGCTCTCAAACCGCACGTTCGCTACGGTGCCCGGGTCGTCGCGGTGACCCGGCTCGGCATGGACCGGGTGCGCACCGCCGGCCGCGACGCGGCACCGTTCCTGGTCCGGCTCGCCGGCGGCACCGACGTACTGGCGCGGGCGGTGCTCGACGCGACCGGCACCTGGACCACGCCCAACGTGCTCGGCGCGTCCGGCATCCCCGCCCCCGGCGAGAGCGCCGCCGCACCGCTCGTCGAGCACGCGCTGCCAGACGTCCTCGGCGCCGACCGGGCGCGGTTCGCCGGCAAGCGCACCATGGTCGTGGGCGCCGGGCACTCCGCCGCCAACACGCTGCTCTCGCTGGCCGAGCTGGCCAGCCAGGCACCCGGCACGAGCGTCGTCTGGGCCATCCGCTCGGCAAGCCCCGCGCGCACCTACGGCGGCGAGGCCTCCGACGCCCTCCCGGCCCGCGGCGCGCTCGGCTCCCGGCTGCGCGCACACGTGGACGCCGGCACCGTCGAGCTGCTCACCGCGTTCGGCGTACAGCGCATCACTCCCACGCCGGACGGCGCGGTGGAGGTGTCCGACGGCAACCGCACCGCCAGGGTGGACCGGATCGTGTCCGCGACCGGGTTCCGGCCCGACCACAGCTTCGTCGCCGAGCTGCGCCTGGACCTCGACCCGGTGCTCGGCTCCACCCGCGCCCTGGCACCGCTGATCGACCCGAACGAGCACTCGTGCGGCACGGTCCCACCCCACGGCGTCGACGAGCTGGCCCATCCCGAGCCGGGCTTCTACGCCATCGGCGTCAAGTCCTACGGCCGGGCACCCACCTTCCTGATGGCCACCGGCTACGAGCAGGCCCGCTCCGTGGTCGCCGCGCTCGCCGGAGACTGGGCCGCGGCCCGGGACGTGCAGCTGGACCTGCCCGAGACCGGCGTGTGCAGCAGCGGCCAACCCCTCGGCGGCGGCCGCACGTTACTGCCCGTTTTCGGGCAGGTGGAGACCGGTACCGGTTGTTGCGGCAATTCCGGTACGTAG
- a CDS encoding nuclear transport factor 2 family protein, which translates to MALTMDDRIAITDLINEHGHVTDRGDFDALSTLFTEDVTYDVSALGGGVLVGLAAAREAALALADANPVAHHVTNIVIHEAADGVVHARSKGLGVMADGSVGSATYQDTVERTAAGWRITHRTVRPRRTPLRD; encoded by the coding sequence GTGGCCCTGACAATGGACGACCGGATCGCCATCACGGACCTCATCAACGAGCACGGGCACGTGACCGACCGCGGCGACTTCGACGCTCTGTCGACCCTGTTCACGGAGGATGTCACCTACGACGTGTCCGCCCTCGGAGGCGGTGTGCTGGTGGGTCTCGCGGCGGCCCGCGAGGCCGCGCTCGCCCTGGCCGACGCCAACCCGGTCGCCCATCACGTGACCAACATCGTGATCCACGAGGCGGCGGACGGCGTCGTTCATGCCCGGTCCAAGGGGCTCGGCGTCATGGCGGACGGATCGGTTGGCAGCGCCACCTACCAAGACACCGTCGAACGGACAGCTGCCGGCTGGCGCATCACACACCGCACCGTCCGCCCCCGGCGCACGCCCCTACGAGACTGA